The genomic interval AAAAGTCCTATTTGATGAAGgaaataatttcttttctcTCTTTGACATCAAAGTAAAATATCTGTCAGCATCGCTTACTTGTCATTGTCACTGAAATATCAATTTCTGCTTGAATATCAATAGTAATGGATAATCTTAAATTTTACTTTGGTCATTTGGTTAAGGCGTTTAAGAGCACTTTAAGCCATTAAGAACAAACATTCTACAGTTTCCCTGTGTATATGCATTCCGCTGCAGAATTTAGAGTGCCCCGAGAAGTGGCTGCAACAAAATTGGAGGGATTAGGTAAGCGGCAGCAGAACAAACCGTTTTACATGGCAATTATGCAGGAACAAGCCCATGACCCATGACGCCTGACCCTCGGATCCTGGGCTGTGTAGAGCTCTAGACCCATTTCAGCAGTCAATTGAAGGATGAAGGACGAGAGTCCTGCAGGAGCAACATGTGTGCGCTCGCACCGCTGCTCattggaaattcaattttcaataaatgcaCACAAATTGATTTCCAGCTCGGGGCCTTTCAAGCGGAGTTACGaaacacaaacgcacacacctgctcccacacacacacacaagaacacacacctacacacacatAGCTACCTACACCTGtacccacactcacactaaCACCTGCATTAAGagcaaaacttttcaatttacGTTCTGTTGTTTTTCGAGCATCAAATATCCCCGACTGTCAAAAGTATTTGGAATGGATTTTTGTGCTCCGATTTTCGATGCGATCGCCGGCCCTTTTATCTCCGCGGCTCGTTATTAGACTTTTTGTGCCCCACTTAAAGCAATTTTCCATCCAAATTCCGAAAAATTTCCGTCGTACGGAATTCGTAGTCAGTAGTATTCCATCCATTCGCACacctatgtatgtacgtaGGAGTATGCCATATTATTCCATATGCCACACGTATGCTCGCTTATCCGCGCCTGAAATTCCGCATCATGCAGCGCAAACACTTgttaattacttttattatatCCACAGCTTCACTTGCACAGTCACGCAATTCATCGGCTGCGAATCCTCATCCCGGTCTGCGtctggtgatggtgatggtgatgggtATGGGTATTCCGGGTGCCATGTCCTGTATCCCGTATTCCCGTATTCCATATCCCGGACAAGTGGGCTCCGGCGACGAGTGCGGCATTATTGCCTGTTGCTTTTGCCAGTGGCACTGCCACACCACAGCTGATGTGGTCGGCCGTAAACATGCGGCAGCGAATGAGTGGGCGTGGGATTCCGCGGGGTTGCACACTGCGTATGCCGTACTCCGCACTCAATGCTCCACcaccagctccagctccacctccagctccaccGTACTCGACAGTAACGGGTCGTCGTCACACACAAGTAATTGCAATCAGCACCTTGGCAACAAGCAGCTGCGCCAAAATGAGCGAAAAAGGAAGAAACTCGGCCACGgacgtatttatttataaagcaATCCGTAACTCACGGTGCGTGCTGCCGTATATCTTAACACCCGAATGCCAAACGAACTCTTGGAACTCAGCTCAAGCGTAcggatttaaatttattggtaAGTAATGAGATTTCAGTCTTATTTCCTTTTGATTTAATGCCCACTTTTGATCTCTCTTCGTCGGCCTTCTAGTGTTAAATGGTCATCTGGCCGCCATTTATATGCTAATTGAGActttttaattgtaatttcttACGCACTCAGAGAAAAGCACAATAGGATAGGATTATCAAACTTATTTCAATAAGGTTATAAACATATTTCCTACTGTCGCTATAATCATTCCTATATAAAgcttatttgatttatttcacATCAAGATTTATGTACTAGCTCATATTtaagtgcaaatatttttggggTAGCTTTAACAAAGGGCCTACTCTATGAAGGGGACAAGTGTTGCTGTGCCAGCACAATGGGGCGTACGCTTTATGTGTGTTTGCGAACGCCCCCTGGGAaaccacgcggcgtatacgcaacgccAGCTAAGCCAATTTTCAGCGGAATGAGTGGCGCAATTATGCGGCCATATTCCATGAGGAAATTAACGTGAATTGTCAGCCAAGATTGGCATTGTTTTCGTCGCGTGTCACGAGTGTCAAGCGTGCCGCAAATCGATCGATTGAAATCAAATGTGCAACAATAAAGAGCGACACAGTACAGAGCTACATGAATCGCATCGATTGGCTGTCACTTGAGATGCGGCCGTGTCAGCCCCGAGTGGTAATAATTTAGCAACTAATTAAGCGGCGGAAATGAGGAGGAATAATACACAGATACTgtacagatacagacacagacacagatacagacacagatacagatactgctgcagatacagatacttgtATGGACAGGCATGCACACTgatttttcacacacacaaacgcacagCCGTATAGATCGCATACAAAATGGCGaacaaacacgcacacacacacacagagacagagagagagatggcttttccaattaaatttataacttATTTATGATGGCAAGTAATCTTCTTTGGGCATTAGGAGATGTaataaaaatgattgaaaTATAATTGAGAATTGAcataaaagccaaacaaacacacaatcatcccacaccacaccacacacatacacatgcacacacacatacacgctAGCGAACACATCTAGCTTATAAAATCCAGTCGGCTGGCTTGGCAGGCACTTACAATCAACGATTACCTTTACACCTGCCATTGTGAAAATAAGCCATAAGCGGAAATTACATCAAAAGGATATTGTTATATCGATGAGCAGCCATCGAGGAGCAGGCGTCACAGCTGTAACCGAAAAAGCAGCcaaatagcagaaaaataaagTATGGCAAAAGGtgccataaaataaataacacgAGGTACCAAATAAACATTTCTGGCAAAGGGCGAGGCTTCTACCATCCAGCATCCCAGCATCCCGGATCCAAAACGAATCCGGAACTTCCATGTTCCATGTGCCatgtggcaagtggcaagtgccATGTGGCATGTGTGCAGGGTTGTATGTGTGCTCTGTGGGGCGGATGTTTTGGCATAAAATAGACTTATCCTAATGAAAAAAGTCTCGCAGGCACGTTAAGTAAGATATGTGATACCGAGAGACTAAGTTCTGTGCAGGGTGGGCCCACTGGCTGAAAACTGGAAGCCGAAGGCAATCTTTAAGGCGTCGAAACGTTAAAAGTTAGGCCTGGCAATAGTGAAAGCTAAGCGGCTTATGGCCCCAGCAGCATTGGCAACACGAGAGAACATCGAGCACAAGGTGGAACAAGGAGCAATCTTAAAGATTGCCAATGGGCACGATTGCCACCGACTCATTTGCCTAGTTTGCCCAGATACGATaagaatttaaattgaaatagtttttacGCTAGACACTGGCCAcatacagctacagctacagacACAGAGATGACGACACGAAATTCGTGTGTTCCTTCTATTCCGactaattttgtaatttatgcgGGACCCACAATTTACATAGGCAAATGAATGCCAACGGAACGTGCACAACCCTCCAGGGGCTTTTAGTTGTATTAACTTATGTTGATGGCCCAAAAGATAGCTTCAAACACAGGTAAGTATCAGTTGAGCATCGCTCGCATATTTGCGACTACTGCCAAGAAGGCATAAAGAATTCACATCCACGCTGCATTCCTTATTTTGGGTCAATTGTAGGCGAAGAAGCATCGGAACTTTATAGCAATGCGCAGCTTTGGCGTTGTTAGAGTCCAGGCTGCTCTATCCATTTTTGCGCCTCAGAAGACCACTTGAAACCTCAAGGAGCCAAGGACTCGCGAACCACTCGCTTCATTTTGTCAGCCCTTTGTCTTAGCCTGCGGTGAAATGTTTGCACTGGGCATTGTCATCCGCAGGACGGGCAAAAGCCAAAGGAGTCAAGTGTTCATTATGCTCGAGGATGCCGCTCTCCGCTGGCCACTTGAGCAGTGTGAAAAACTGGAAGCCATAGGACTcaatgcacttgaaaaaataatCATCATTAATATTATAGGGTGCCATTACCGCTAATCACTTATTTAGACTAAAAGCTTTAATTTCAAGGGCTTCCTGCAATTTAATACAATGTTATTCTTCAAGTTCGAACTCTATTTGTTGAAACTTCGCTATACCTATTAAGACGAAGGCATAATCTTAAAGTTACTGCATTGTAAGGAAATGTGAAAGTAGTATCTGCAAATCCCCTATACAAGTATTTGCCCtttctgtatattttttcccagtgttCCGAGGGCTGACAGCCTTTTGCCAGATAAAACTGGTAAATAGAAAGGCTGCAGATGCcgcagctgctgttgcagtcGCATTCCGTGGTtattgttgtggctgctggtGGCGAGGAGGTCCTCGAATTCCTCGAAAGTGGCCGGGAAGTTGCGACGTCTGCAGATTGTCTGTTTGATTATTTGAGTAGAATTTAATTAGCAATCGTGGGCGGTTCTGAATTtaatgcataaatcaaatgacagTGGCTGCTGTTTTATGTTGCtcttatttaagtttttttttctttttttttttttttggtatatttttgCGGATGGAAAAAGGGGAGTTTGGGAGGGGGAAGGTAGAAGGTAGAAGGAAGCGCCGGCAGGCAGCACGGCGACCTAATTGCCAAATGACCTGCATTTGGGCTCAAGATACAAGGAGCAAGTGGCTGGCCGGATTCGGGAAACAAGCGGAAGAGACGGCTGAAAggcaaaaaaccaacaaacagGAGGTAACTTTGTCGTTATTATCTTTTATTAACTGAGAAACTCGGGGTTTGATGCGTTCCCAAATGGTCGGGATGCCAAGAGACTCCAGAGATGTATCTTTCGAGCTATTTaaggaattttatttttcacttcaGCACTGGCCACATAAGGGAGAAGCATTGTCTGGGTTATTCTCAGCTGAAGGGTATAACGAACTTCGTTGCCCGACCTGCAACTTTCCACCTTTTCATTTCTGGCTCGCGGcatgtttttcattttccttttcaattaCCCCGCCGCGACGTTCAGTTGGCGCATTtctcatatatttttttcggtCTCGGGCCCGGGATTGTTTGTCTAACGGGGAGGAGGAGTAGCAGTCGGGTTCCCAGGACCAGAACCAGGACCAGAACTCAGGACTCAGGAACCGGGGGTTTTTGGATGCAGGATACGGGCGCAGCTCCTTGCACGGCTGCATGCATTTAAGTCTAATTGCGAGGCTGCATTGTGTGCGATATGATATTTCGCTTCGTTTTGGACTTCAGCTTGGCCGGCGAGGGCTTAGGCTAAGCGCCTCAGTTTAAGCCTTTTTCAGCTGCCAGCTGAGGGACTTAAAGCCACGCAGCGACTTGCCAGTGCGCCAAATGAAATAAGGAAATCACAAGGCAAATACAGGGGAATTAACTCAAAAGTGGCACGCAAAAATATCGACAGAGTAGGAAGTGGCCATTCGAGGCCGCCGGATGTCGCCAAAGTGCTCCACTTCCGGTCGCTCTTACTAACTGTTTACTGCGATCGAGAGCGAaacgagtacgagtatatataaaaattgatgGCCCATTTCGACGAGTACCACCACAAACAACATCTAATAAAGCAAATTTTCGTTAGCTCATTAAAACGGGGCGTACTGGCAAAAGTGCCGCCATCGCCTTGTGGCTGTGCATTGCGTACTGCGGATGCAATAAAGTGCAGGATTTATGTGCCTGCCAAACCCggcaattgaattaaatttcccaCTGCAGCCGCAATCGCGTCTTGTGGCTCCCAAATTGGGTTGGAGGAGAAGGTGGGGTGGTCGGTCGTCCAGCAAGGACGACGACTGTCTGCAGTAATAACTgtaatttttggcaaatgtgCACGTCCTTTGCCATCTTTCCCAACTCGTCATATGCAACATGAACTGCCATTCCTTTGCAGTCGTCGCATTACAATATGCTTTTTGGCTCTGCACTTGATATTTATGTCTTAATATATGCACACACGGGCGACCCCAAAAATCTAAGTAATATTTCTTAACATCTCAAAGGTCCTGCGTACTGATAGCACATGCAGTAGTATCCTGCTTTTGTCATCTTGTTGCTCGTTGGGAATGTGCAATGAATTATTTAGGCCTGGCCCATGACAATTTATTGCTGCATGCATTGGCATTAGTTAAACGTAATTATGTGCACTCCGAATTGAAATTACTTTCTGGCCGTTGTGATTTGGTGAATTTGCTTCAAGGCTTTAATGCTTTAAGCCCATTTATAATTGCTTTGAtatgctggccaaaaaggtaGAAAAAAACCACACACAAAGCCCCCCCCATAGAAAAAGCAACGGAAAAAACgtataattaaatatgcaaactAAGTGACAATGTTTCTAGTTATTAAAATCGAAATTGTTGCgcgaaaaattaatttacaatttcgcTCGAGGGATTTGACAAACGCGAAAGGAAggcaagtacaaaaaaaaaaagaataattaaataaataaatatagacAGGCGGCAATCAGCTTATGTCGAGCAGCATTTCAGTTTTTCATAATTCATTTAggcgaataaaaataaactattCAGTATGCATTATTCCCCCGTTGTTGTCGGTCTAAATTTCTGGgcaattctttaaattttgaaCATCCCGTTTTCGCCATGTAGAAAGCTGAAAATAGCGGAAGCCTCCGATTTTTGGCAAGCAAATTCCATTGAATTTGCTTTCGAAATTTATGGTTTagaaaaatgttgccaaaaaCTAGACCGGAATGGTGGGTGGTCGTTGGTGGGAGGACCAGCAGAGATAATAGCTTTTGATTACAGTTTATGGATGTCGCCTTTGGCTTTTGCTCTccatgtgtctgtgtgtgtgtgtgtatctgtgtgtctATGTATCTGTGTGTCCTGGCCAACAGAACAGAAACTTCAGTTTAGCCTGAAAGTGGGCGGCTTTTTTCGGTGGTCGTGCGACACAATGGCGACAACATAGAGTCCTAGGAGCTGGAGCCCACGACCAGGACCAACAAAAACCAGGTCCTGGAATAGAATACACTGGCCTACAGTGGCTTAGAGGAGCTGAAAATGTATGGCAGGCGTTTGcaattattgaaattgttCCATGGCACGAAATCCAATTGacttttatgcaaatgaaattacgCGATTGCTCCCATTTCGTATCGTATCGCATCGTATCGTTCGGTTCTAGTTCCAGTTCGAGTAAAAGCAAAacattgattttttatttaccgCTGTGAATTAAGTGCAGCGGGCAAACAAAAGCGGGAAAAGGCGGGAAAAGCGGCTGAAAGCTTTAGTGGGGAAAAAACACGGCGAGCCACATTTTCATAACGTAAGTGAATAGAAAATTGAATCAaatctaataataaatgcTTTTATGCAGCCCTTAAGCACTCTGAAAAGATGACGACAATGCCGAGGTTCCTGGcgaggatgacgatgatgatgaagatggGATGGCGAgggtgatgatgatgatggtgatggtgatgttGTTGCCAGTGGTATTGGAATGGTGGGATGCTGATGGGATTGGGTTCTGGAAATAGGGTATCCTCTTTACTCTCGGCCAGATTGGTGTCGCTTCGTTGGCCAAAGCTGCAATGTCGTCGCCGCTGGCAAGTTGCATGCGAGAGTGTCTTGGTGCGGCATGCCCCATTTGGCCAGCACGCCGatgtattggtattggtatgAGTGTGactgtggctgtgtgtgtgggttctGCTCTTCCAGTTACAACAGTTACAAGTGGTTGTTGCTTTTACTGCTGTTGTGCTGTGCATCGCCAGTTACTTAAGCATGTGGCGGACTCTAAGTTTTTGCATGTCCCTCGCCTGTCTGACAATTTGATTTGCCTGTCCTCGAGCAATTTAAATGAGTTTGCATTTCGCCTTTGTTGTCTGCTGCTAGCCAGCATGTCTATCCATCCATCTGCTCATCCCATCCAGCCGCCTGTCTGGCCGCTTTTAACTACTTTGACTTGCAATTCATTTAGCTTTGCATCGCAAATGTAACGCACCTGGTGCACCTGTTCCGCACGAAATGAGATGAACTTCATCCTTGCGTAGAGGTCCTCTTCATTCACTTTAGCCCACGGCAACAACgtgttgccagttgccagttgccagtcaATTTCAATAATTCAGACCATAAACAGACCGAGGAGTCCAGGGCAGTGCACACAATGAAACATAGCCATAATATTTTGCCAAATTATACTGCAAATTTTTGCAGTTGCCTGCTTTTACGATTATATTCGAGTTTGCCACATTAGAAAGTTTCCAAGCATGTATGAGCTGTTTTAAGcaacataaacattttatagTAGTTTTGCTCCATAATTACCATTGTGTGTCAGTAAGAATAAGTAGTTCCCAGATTAActaattattttcttaaattgcATTACATCTTATTTACGAACTTGTCCATTAGCTGGCAGTAAAGTTTTAATGGCAGTGGACTATAAGTGATTGCCATTTCATTGCAAATGATACCCGTTCAGTGTGTTTATTTAAGTTTCAGCCATAACTCAATAAAACATCTTGAGTTCGCGCTTTTATATCGCCATACTTTAGCGATATGGACTTGCGGGTAAATACAAACTTTTACACCACATAAATTGCCTGgcatttatattatttgcttagCATCGTTTATCAGGCGTTGTCCAAGCACTCGCGATCCAATTGGCTTGGCCATAGCAAAATACGAGGGGATGGCTCCTGCTTTATGGGCGAGCTCTTGGCAGAGCTTATTTATTAGTTGGACTTTTGAAAATATCgcatatttatattgtatttattgtgGCTGCCCCGTTGCCGCCTCTTGCagctttaatatttatttccgtttccgttgcGCCATTCCTTTtccttctctttttttctttctctctctctctctctcaagTCCCTCAAGTTGCAGCTGTGTGCTCATTACTTCACTTGCGGCGTACGTAATTCAAGTTGCTCCTCGGACGCAGCGGCGGATGCcaacgcacacagacacagatgCAGACACAGACGAGAGCGTAAACAGGACACTGTCAGTGTCGGTGTGACACGCACACCAATGCACATACACAGATGCACACAGACGCATGCAGGGCGACAATTGGGAATGACACAGTTTTGTCGCACAGTGTTTCCAACGTTGGGTAGCtgcacttttatttttctgtttacATCAGTTAATCATAACGTCGATTTTTTATAGTAATTCATTAAGAATATTGCttgcattaaaaaataaatgaattatgCAGGTAACACATAAAGACtgtttaaataaatggatagatggatgaaatatatgtaattCGGCtgtaaaatgcatttgaaaaCAGACTACATTAAtaatagaaaacaaataaatgatatAGATTTTATAATAGTAATTTACATTGCATGCAATCAATTCCAAACATACAATTTGGAAATAAACGATATATTTCCAGATAGCGTAGTTCCCaaacataattatattttaaagatacatatatgtgtcGGGTATCTTTAAGTCGGCTGTTCGATAAGCCATCATCAgtgttttacttttatttgcattacCTCCACACTGGCCGTGCTCTGGCTTCTAGAGATTTATGTGCGAGCTGCTGCTCCAAATGTAATTTACAACAGACTCTCGCCAAATTTATGCCGACTGTGTGGAAGAGGATCTGCGAATCCCAGAGACTGAGCCCGAAATCGTAGACTCCATCTGAGCGGTTTTTAAGAGCTCCCTTCCAGCTTCGCGATAGCAGCACGAAAATAAAGTTGTGGCCCATGAATACGCCATTAATAAGATAACATCTAGCTGAAAAACCTTTCGCAAAAAGTTTCGTGATACTCGTACTGGCACGATTTAGGCTTGATGCAATTACGGTGGAAACTGATTACCAGGACATGTCGGCACAACAGCCAGGACAGAGCTAACAACTGGTAACCAGGAAATTGTCTAGTTTTCAGTCAAATGTCATGAACCGAGTTGAACTGAGACGGGTTCGCCCGCTTCGCTGGGTTCGTGGCACTTCGAAACTGACATTTGCACTTTTTCCCAGGCCAAAAACCTTCTGTTCTTGGCGCCTCGTCTCACTTCCATCTCAGAGAATcgttcatatttttttttattcagtttGTTTTGAGTCCATTTTTCGTTATCCCTT from Drosophila yakuba strain Tai18E2 chromosome 3L, Prin_Dyak_Tai18E2_2.1, whole genome shotgun sequence carries:
- the LOC26535024 gene encoding uncharacterized protein LOC26535024, which gives rise to MHSAAEFRVPREVAATKLEGLASLAQSRNSSAANPHPGLRLVMVMVMGMGIPGAMSCIPYSRIPYPGQVGSGDECGIIACCFCQWHCHTTADVVGRKHAAANEWAWDSAGLHTAYAVLRTQCSTTSSSSTSSSTVLDSNGSSSHTSNCNQHLGNKQLRQNERKRKKLGHGRIYL